A section of the Alkalihalobacillus sp. LMS39 genome encodes:
- the nusB gene encoding transcription antitermination factor NusB yields the protein MNRRLARLRAVQALFQIDLTGSQWQEAIESTLDENEETSPFLEKIVQGTLEHKAEIDSILKKNIENWSLERVGNVDRAILRMAIHEILYIEDIPKNVTFNEAIELGKAFGGEESGRFINGVLSNVVEQI from the coding sequence ATGAACAGAAGATTAGCGAGATTACGTGCAGTGCAAGCCTTGTTTCAAATTGATTTAACAGGCTCACAATGGCAAGAGGCAATTGAGAGCACGCTCGATGAAAATGAGGAAACGAGTCCTTTTTTAGAGAAGATTGTACAAGGGACACTTGAACATAAAGCTGAAATTGACTCGATTTTAAAGAAAAATATTGAAAATTGGTCATTGGAACGCGTTGGGAATGTTGACCGTGCGATTTTACGTATGGCGATTCATGAAATTTTATATATTGAAGACATTCCTAAAAATGTAACGTTTAACGAAGCCATTGAATTAGGAAAAGCATTCGGAGGAGAAGAATCTGGACGCTTTATTAATGGTGTTCTTTCAAATGTTGTAGAACAAATTTAA
- a CDS encoding Asp23/Gls24 family envelope stress response protein — translation MSENHILEMDDEKNELGKVEISPEVIEVISGIATSEVEGVATMRGNFATGVAERLGRKNHGKGVKVDLGENGITVDVTVTITYGVSIPDVAKKIQSNIKQALITMTAIDLEAVNVHVVGIQFEQASEAPLEETGI, via the coding sequence ATGAGCGAAAATCATATTCTTGAAATGGATGATGAAAAAAACGAACTTGGTAAGGTTGAAATTTCTCCAGAAGTCATTGAAGTAATCTCAGGGATTGCAACTTCTGAAGTTGAAGGCGTTGCAACGATGCGCGGAAACTTTGCTACAGGTGTTGCAGAACGACTTGGTCGCAAAAACCATGGTAAAGGTGTAAAAGTTGACCTTGGAGAAAACGGCATTACTGTCGATGTGACTGTGACGATTACGTATGGGGTATCGATCCCAGATGTAGCGAAAAAGATTCAATCCAACATTAAACAAGCACTTATAACGATGACAGCTATTGATTTAGAAGCGGTCAATGTTCATGTTGTTGGAATCCAGTTTGAACAGGCGAGTGAAGCACCGTTAGAAGAAACGGGGATTTAA
- a CDS encoding SpoIIIAH-like family protein — MVLKRQTVWLLTMLSLIIVLSAYYMTSPGESLDYAYTDEEKGLEENTDVTVSVDEEMDMDMEVVLEEAGEGDGEAGMISAISSDETFTSLRLDRQVSRDKLLESYTNVMTSGASAEAIAEAVDKQEALLSMQQQEEMLETLVRTKGYEDVLVITKDDRVNVIVKADELSREEAVEILALAREQLGDKHVQIRHQASK; from the coding sequence ATGGTATTAAAAAGACAAACGGTATGGTTATTAACAATGTTAAGTTTAATTATTGTGTTATCTGCTTATTATATGACGTCTCCAGGAGAATCACTTGATTATGCATATACAGATGAGGAAAAAGGACTTGAAGAAAATACGGATGTAACCGTGAGTGTAGATGAAGAGATGGATATGGACATGGAAGTTGTTCTTGAGGAAGCTGGAGAAGGAGATGGTGAGGCTGGAATGATTTCAGCAATCTCAAGTGATGAAACATTTACTTCTCTTCGATTAGACCGTCAAGTATCAAGAGATAAATTACTAGAAAGCTATACAAATGTGATGACCTCAGGCGCATCCGCTGAAGCGATTGCAGAAGCCGTTGACAAGCAAGAAGCATTGTTATCGATGCAACAACAGGAAGAAATGTTAGAAACATTAGTTCGTACGAAAGGATATGAAGATGTTCTCGTCATTACTAAAGATGATAGAGTGAATGTGATTGTAAAAGCAGATGAGCTTTCTCGTGAAGAGGCCGTTGAAATTTTAGCTTTGGCTAGAGAACAATTAGGTGACAAGCACGTTCAAATAAGACACCAAGCTTCTAAATAA
- the accC gene encoding acetyl-CoA carboxylase biotin carboxylase subunit — MIKKLLIANRGEIAVRIIRACKELGIETVAVYSEADKDSLHVRMADEAYCIGPTLSSKSYLNFTNIMSVATLTEVDAIHPGYGFLAENADFAEICAACNITFVGPSPEAINRMGTKDVARDTMESAGVPIVPGSDGIIPSVEDGLKVAEGIGYPVIIKATAGGGGKGIRVARTPEELKKGISITQQEAATAFGNPGVYIEKYIEDFRHVEIQVMADNYGNAIHLGERDCSIQRRLQKLVEETPSPAITPEKRAEMGEAAVAAAKAVNYSGAGTVEFIFDHNTGDFYFMEMNTRIQVEHPVTEMVTGIDLIKEQIKVASGQKLSVTQEEVTFNGWSIECRINAENPEKNFMPSPGLIKTYLPPGGLGVRVDSAAYQGYMISPFYDSMIAKVITYGATREEAISRMKRALTEFEIEGIDTTIPFHLKLLNHEVFVSGDFNTKFLETYDLTTKAE, encoded by the coding sequence ATGATAAAAAAACTACTAATAGCAAACCGAGGAGAAATTGCGGTGCGAATTATCCGCGCTTGTAAAGAGCTTGGAATCGAAACGGTTGCAGTATATTCTGAGGCGGATAAAGATTCATTGCATGTCAGAATGGCCGATGAAGCGTATTGTATCGGGCCAACATTGTCTTCAAAAAGTTATTTAAACTTCACGAACATTATGAGTGTCGCTACGTTAACGGAAGTTGATGCAATTCATCCTGGGTATGGATTTTTAGCCGAAAATGCCGATTTTGCAGAAATTTGTGCGGCGTGTAATATTACATTTGTCGGGCCAAGTCCTGAAGCAATAAATAGAATGGGGACAAAAGATGTTGCAAGAGACACAATGGAATCAGCAGGAGTCCCTATTGTCCCAGGTTCAGACGGTATCATCCCGTCTGTTGAAGATGGTTTAAAGGTAGCAGAAGGAATTGGCTATCCTGTTATCATTAAAGCAACTGCTGGGGGCGGCGGGAAAGGTATTCGTGTGGCTCGTACACCAGAAGAATTAAAAAAAGGAATTTCAATTACGCAACAAGAAGCAGCAACGGCGTTTGGTAACCCAGGTGTCTATATTGAAAAGTATATTGAAGATTTCCGCCATGTTGAAATTCAAGTTATGGCAGATAATTATGGTAACGCTATTCATTTAGGTGAACGAGATTGTAGTATACAACGCAGATTGCAAAAATTAGTTGAGGAAACTCCATCTCCAGCAATTACACCTGAAAAGCGGGCTGAAATGGGTGAAGCTGCGGTTGCTGCAGCGAAAGCTGTTAATTATTCAGGGGCCGGAACGGTTGAGTTTATTTTTGACCATAATACTGGTGACTTTTACTTTATGGAAATGAATACAAGAATACAAGTAGAACATCCAGTTACTGAAATGGTTACAGGGATTGACTTAATTAAAGAGCAGATTAAAGTCGCCTCAGGGCAAAAACTTTCAGTTACACAAGAAGAGGTTACCTTTAACGGCTGGTCGATTGAATGCCGCATTAATGCTGAAAACCCAGAAAAAAACTTTATGCCATCCCCAGGATTAATTAAAACTTATCTTCCACCAGGAGGATTAGGTGTACGTGTTGATTCTGCAGCATACCAAGGGTATATGATTTCACCCTTTTATGATTCAATGATTGCAAAAGTCATCACTTATGGCGCAACTCGTGAAGAAGCGATTTCAAGAATGAAACGGGCATTAACAGAATTTGAAATTGAAGGCATTGATACGACGATTCCGTTTCATCTGAAACTATTAAATCATGAAGTGTTTGTATCAGGAGATTTTAATACGAAATTTTTAGAAACCTATGACTTAACAACAAAAGCAGAGTAA
- the folD gene encoding bifunctional methylenetetrahydrofolate dehydrogenase/methenyltetrahydrofolate cyclohydrolase FolD, giving the protein MTAEVISGKELAAQKREEMKQEVIKLKQEGTTPGLAVILIGNNPASRSYVKAKQKACEDIGVHSVLIEMEDTISEQQLVKEIYALNEDDSIHGILVQLPLPNHIQEQAVIEAIVPEKDVDGFHPINIGKMMIGEETFLPCTPFGIVEMIKSKGIKMAGKHVVVIGRSNIVGKPVGQLLLNEHATVTYCHSRTNDMKSITQQADILVVAVGKANFIGAEYIKKDAVVIDVGVNRLDTGKLCGDVKYEEAKEVASFITPVPGGVGPMTITMLLHNTIEAAKRHA; this is encoded by the coding sequence ATGACAGCAGAAGTCATTAGCGGGAAAGAATTAGCGGCTCAAAAGAGAGAAGAGATGAAACAAGAAGTAATAAAGTTAAAGCAGGAAGGAACTACACCTGGATTAGCGGTTATTTTAATTGGGAACAATCCGGCTTCACGTTCATATGTAAAAGCAAAACAAAAAGCTTGTGAAGACATTGGGGTTCATTCAGTTCTAATTGAAATGGAAGACACGATTTCTGAGCAACAATTAGTAAAAGAAATTTATGCTTTAAATGAAGACGATTCGATTCATGGTATTTTAGTTCAATTGCCACTGCCAAATCATATTCAAGAACAAGCGGTCATTGAAGCGATTGTCCCAGAAAAAGATGTGGATGGATTCCATCCGATTAACATTGGCAAAATGATGATTGGGGAAGAAACATTTTTACCTTGTACGCCTTTTGGTATTGTTGAAATGATTAAATCAAAAGGAATCAAAATGGCTGGAAAACATGTTGTCGTAATCGGACGTAGTAACATTGTTGGTAAACCAGTAGGACAACTTTTATTAAATGAACATGCGACTGTCACCTATTGTCATTCTCGAACTAATGATATGAAGTCAATTACTCAACAAGCGGATATCCTTGTTGTTGCAGTTGGGAAAGCCAATTTTATTGGAGCTGAATACATAAAGAAAGATGCTGTTGTCATTGATGTTGGGGTAAATCGTCTTGATACAGGGAAGTTATGTGGAGACGTAAAATACGAAGAAGCAAAAGAAGTCGCGTCCTTTATTACACCTGTTCCTGGTGGGGTAGGACCGATGACAATTACGATGCTTCTCCATAATACGATTGAAGCAGCAAAACGTCATGCATAA
- the accB gene encoding acetyl-CoA carboxylase biotin carboxyl carrier protein produces MLKIQEIRELIKLIDKSNIDEFKYEQSGSKITLKKYSALPQQTGGQPSQPYVVQETVQPAPQQQQVEATPKENIVTESPVQEVDSSLHKIVSPMVGTFYVAPAPDADPYVAVGDKVSGETVVCIVEAMKLMNEIEAEVKGQVVEVLAENGQLVEYGQPLFLVKPE; encoded by the coding sequence ATGTTAAAAATACAAGAAATCCGTGAGTTAATTAAACTCATAGACAAATCGAACATTGATGAATTTAAGTACGAGCAGTCGGGGTCAAAGATTACATTAAAGAAATATTCTGCACTTCCTCAACAAACAGGTGGACAACCTAGTCAACCATATGTCGTTCAAGAGACAGTGCAACCAGCTCCACAACAACAGCAGGTTGAAGCAACACCGAAAGAAAATATAGTAACAGAAAGTCCAGTACAAGAAGTAGATTCGTCATTACATAAAATCGTCTCGCCGATGGTCGGTACGTTTTACGTGGCTCCAGCACCTGACGCTGATCCGTATGTGGCAGTCGGAGATAAAGTAAGTGGAGAAACAGTTGTCTGTATTGTGGAAGCAATGAAACTCATGAATGAAATTGAGGCTGAAGTGAAAGGACAAGTTGTTGAAGTCCTTGCTGAAAATGGTCAGCTTGTTGAATATGGTCAACCACTATTTTTAGTTAAGCCGGAATAG
- the xseA gene encoding exodeoxyribonuclease VII large subunit, whose product MKQEQFLTVTEVTRYIKRTFDFDEVLQDVWIRGELSNFKLHSRGHMYFTVKDSGSRMQAVMFAGNNRSLAFKPEDGMKVLIRGNVSVYEPYGQYQLYAREMQPDGIGNLYLAYEQLKQKLEAEGLFHPEHKKALPRFVQHIAIVTSPTGAAIKDMITTIKRRYPIAKVTLLPVLVQGEGAAPSIARAIEQANEANLFDIVIVGRGGGSIEELWAFNEELVARAIFASVLPIISAVGHETDFTIADFVADVRAATPTAAAELAVPHIEELIQRVEGMQQRMLRATKDRLGNERQRLSRLQKSYAFRYPEQLIKQKEQQLDRTIEKLEKEFSRMVKQKQEKVEKLTHAMERNHPARLVDTAKKQHENIRQTLIRLMKEKTTKSENQFQQQLAKLQVLSPLSMMDRGYNLAYGENKQLIKSTRHVSKGDKLTIRVKDGHIYSVVEEIETKEVIGGTENE is encoded by the coding sequence ATGAAACAAGAACAATTTTTAACGGTTACAGAAGTAACGAGATATATAAAGAGGACATTTGACTTTGACGAAGTTCTTCAAGATGTATGGATTCGTGGCGAACTGTCGAATTTTAAATTACATAGTCGTGGACATATGTATTTTACTGTAAAAGATTCTGGTTCAAGGATGCAAGCGGTCATGTTTGCTGGGAATAATCGGTCACTTGCTTTTAAACCAGAGGACGGAATGAAAGTATTAATTCGTGGCAATGTATCAGTATATGAACCATATGGTCAATATCAGTTGTATGCTCGTGAAATGCAACCAGATGGAATCGGGAATTTATATTTGGCTTATGAACAATTAAAACAAAAGCTTGAAGCGGAAGGGTTATTTCATCCTGAGCATAAAAAAGCATTGCCACGCTTTGTTCAACATATCGCCATTGTAACGTCACCAACGGGAGCAGCGATTAAAGATATGATTACGACGATAAAACGCCGTTACCCGATTGCTAAAGTCACATTACTTCCGGTATTAGTCCAAGGTGAAGGAGCAGCGCCATCGATTGCGCGTGCGATTGAACAAGCAAACGAAGCTAATTTATTTGATATTGTTATCGTTGGTCGTGGTGGAGGCTCTATTGAAGAATTGTGGGCGTTTAATGAAGAACTTGTTGCTAGAGCGATCTTCGCTTCTGTTTTGCCGATTATTTCGGCGGTTGGACATGAAACGGATTTTACGATTGCTGACTTTGTAGCCGATGTAAGAGCGGCTACCCCAACTGCAGCAGCTGAGCTCGCAGTCCCACACATAGAAGAATTAATACAAAGGGTCGAAGGAATGCAACAACGGATGCTTCGAGCGACAAAAGATCGTTTAGGAAATGAACGGCAACGTTTATCACGCTTACAAAAATCCTATGCTTTTCGATACCCTGAACAACTAATAAAACAAAAAGAACAGCAGCTTGATCGGACAATTGAAAAGCTTGAAAAAGAGTTTTCTCGAATGGTAAAGCAAAAGCAAGAGAAGGTAGAAAAATTAACTCATGCTATGGAGCGAAATCATCCTGCCAGGTTAGTGGATACAGCAAAAAAACAACATGAAAACATAAGGCAAACATTAATTCGTTTAATGAAAGAGAAAACAACAAAATCCGAAAATCAATTTCAACAGCAGCTTGCAAAGCTACAAGTATTAAGCCCACTTTCGATGATGGATAGAGGATATAATTTAGCTTATGGAGAAAATAAACAGTTAATAAAATCGACTCGGCACGTTTCCAAAGGGGACAAGCTTACGATCCGAGTAAAAGATGGCCATATATATAGTGTTGTTGAAGAAATAGAAACGAAAGAAGTAATAGGAGGAACTGAAAATGAGTAA